TCGTCTTTTTTCAAATTGCTCATTTTATCTGCTTCGTTTATCATTTTATCTTCTCCTTTTTTTAAATAATCTTTTCCTTCATAACAAAAATACTCAAAATCAGCATGGCTACCTTTATATTGATTCATATCATGACAAGCAATTCCAATAAAATTACCGGTGAATCCACCCGATAAGAATGTAATATCTTTTTCTTCATGAACTAGTTTCCATTGTTCTTGATTTGAAAAGCGATAATAAAATTCAGATTTTTCATGATTTACATTCACTGCAAGCTGGATCGGTAGTCCTTTTTCAACTGGAATATCTATCTTGACATCTGTCAATGAGTGCGTTCCATTCTTACAATTCATAACTCGCAACACACGACTATTTTCTTCAAAAGTAATATAAACGTATATATAATTTTCTGGGTTTAAGAATAATAGTAAACCTGCCATCTGTAAGAAATTGGTCGGTGTGAATTCAATAGCTGTTTCTGCTCGGAAATGAAAGTCAGTTTGACGAATTCAATGAGGTGATGACGAAACAGACTATGTGGGGATTCACCACCATAGAGTCTCAAATATCCTTTTCTATCTTTTAAGGAGCACCACTGTTCATCCACCATCATCCGCAAACTATTCCAATTTGATTTTAGTGTTGCAGAATTAAAATCGTCATGGAAATCTGTTTGTTTGTTTTTTATTTCTCCTATAAACCCTTTCGGAACAGGAACTTCCATTGCAGGAACAGTCCCTTTGTGATCTAATCGCAACCATCCTTGTTCATCCCAGTAGACTTTTTGTAAAGCCGTTTCTCTGCCTAAGATAGCAAATTGATCTTTCAAAGGACGAGTTGCTAAATGAACGATATACCATTCTCCTTCAGGAGTTTCCAACAAGCTGGCATGTCCAGCACATTGTAGCCCTGCTTCTGGATTTTGACTAGAAGTCATCATTGGATAATGAGGATCTACTTCATAAGGTCCAAGCACGTTTTTGGAGCGTGCCATTGTTACGGAATGACCAGAACCTGTTCCCCCTTCTGCCAACATTAGATAATAGAAACCATCCTTTTGGTATAGATGAGGAGCTTCTGTTTTACCTAAATCCGTGCAATCAAAAATTTTCTTTGGTTCTCCAATCAAACGTTTTTCAGTTGGTGAATATTCTTGAATCACAATCCCTGAAGATTTGTTAGGCGTATCCATTCGATAATCCCATAATGCATTTGATATCCATTTTCTGCCATCTTTATCATGAAAAAGAGAAGGGTCAAAGCCACTACTGTTTAAATAAATCGGTTCAGACCAAGGCCCTTTTATACTAGAAGAGGAAATCAAATAATTGTGACAATCTTTAAATGGTCGCTGAGAACTTTTCACATCGGTATACAGAAGATGAAATTCTCCATCGGAATAACTTAATTGTGGAGCCCAAATACTGCAGTTAATAGGATTACCTTGTAGGTGAACTTGGTTAGTTAAAATATCAGTACAGTAGTCCCAATTCACTAAGTCCGTTGACTCATAAACACGTACTCCCGGGAGCCATTCAAAAGAAGATACAGCGATATAATAAGTATCTTCTACTCTCAATATGCACGGGTCAGGATTAAAACCAGGTAAGATAGGATTTTTTATTTTCTTTTGCATTCATCTATCCCTCATTTCTACTCGCATTTTTGAAAAATTGATTTTCAAAGATAGCAAACCATTCTTTTGAATCTGCTTCTTGTATAAACTGTTTACTCCAAGAAGCGCGTTCACTACCTTCACTATAACCGTTTTCATTTCTAAAATATTCGCGATAATCAACTGTTTGTCTATTCTTTTCATTGGACCAGTCGTTCCATCCTTCTGGATGAATATGTTGACCATACTCACAATCTACAAAGTAGGTTTTTGCATATGGTCGCCAAGGTCTACCTAAGTAAACTTGCTCTACACCTTCCTCGGCTGTCAACCAACAATGTTGGAAGATAAAGCCAATTTTACTTTCTTTTGGTGTACTTGCTGCCGTAATATAACCACCACTTCGGATTTTTTCTTTTCGACTGCGAATCTCACAACGTTGAAAAATTGCTGTAGCTCCTCCAAAAATAAAATCAATTGAACCAGCAATTACACAATCTACATAATATTGACGATATTTATTTTTAAGGTTTTTATGTTCCGGTGAAAAGAAATCGGTCCCATCTTTTTGTTTAGGAGGAAGAGGTCCCGTAAAGAGTGTATCTTGATACCCTAGGAATCGGCATTTTTTGAATACGCTCTCATCACAATCCGCATAAACAGCAAGAGCTTGCCCTGCTATTTCTCCACACCCAGCTGTATTCTCAACAGTAAGATTCTCTATCATATTTTGAATCCCACCTACAAAAAGCGTAGCCGTCCGAAATGTTCCCAATTCTAAACCATTTTCATCTTTTTCTCTTGCACCTAGAGCATTTGTCAATACAACATTGCCCATTCCTTTTAGAGTCAAATTCGAACGTTTGATAACGACTCGTTCCTCATATACTCCTTCCAAAATAGTAATGGTACATGGAACTTGCTTTTCTTGTTTCTCCGAAAAATCAACTGCTTCTTTTATTGTAGAAAAATCACAATAGGGAAAATTACCGACTAGTAGTTTCTCTTGTTTAATATTATTCATAAGTGCTCTGCTAGGAAATTAGTCCAATGCCAGCGCATTTCTGAGTTTTCCAAATGTCCACAACCACTAATAACTGTTTTCCAGTTTTCTGGAACGCCAGCTTCATCATACACCTTTTTTAATTTCTCATCCAACAACTGGACACCTTCCAAAGGACAATTTCCATCGTGATCTCCAACCAAGGTTAAACGTTTTCTTGGAGAAATTCGTTTTTGAACATCAAACGTACTAAAATATTTTAAAAAACCCGGAACATAAGAATAAAATCCATGTTTATCTAAACGTCCATTCTTCATAAGTGTCTCAGCATCTACTTGTCCACCTATATCAACAATTACTTTTATCCGTTGATCCAATGCTGCTAGCCACCAAGATTGCATCGCACCCATTGACATACCAATCGTAGCAACTCGTTTAGGATCGACATCTTCTCGTTCCAATAAAATATCTAAAAAGCGCATATTATCAAAGAGCATCATTCCCCAAACAACTTGTCCTTTCCACAACATTCCTTTAACAAGTTCACTTTCTTTACGACCAGAGCGTTCCCCAAAACT
The Jeotgalibaca sp. MA1X17-3 genome window above contains:
- a CDS encoding pectinesterase family protein, with product MNNIKQEKLLVGNFPYCDFSTIKEAVDFSEKQEKQVPCTITILEGVYEERVVIKRSNLTLKGMGNVVLTNALGAREKDENGLELGTFRTATLFVGGIQNMIENLTVENTAGCGEIAGQALAVYADCDESVFKKCRFLGYQDTLFTGPLPPKQKDGTDFFSPEHKNLKNKYRQYYVDCVIAGSIDFIFGGATAIFQRCEIRSRKEKIRSGGYITAASTPKESKIGFIFQHCWLTAEEGVEQVYLGRPWRPYAKTYFVDCEYGQHIHPEGWNDWSNEKNRQTVDYREYFRNENGYSEGSERASWSKQFIQEADSKEWFAIFENQFFKNASRNEG
- a CDS encoding dienelactone hydrolase family protein, giving the protein MVKDQLWSLLGDLPLNPSLDAIKLSEVVHDGYLLETWSLDLNGEERVPAYFAKPLKGKGPFPLVLVNHSHGGMYDRGKTEMIDPSHYLQSPSYAKTLTDMGYVAACIDMWSFGERSGRKESELVKGMLWKGQVVWGMMLFDNMRFLDILLEREDVDPKRVATIGMSMGAMQSWWLAALDQRIKVIVDIGGQVDAETLMKNGRLDKHGFYSYVPGFLKYFSTFDVQKRISPRKRLTLVGDHDGNCPLEGVQLLDEKLKKVYDEAGVPENWKTVISGCGHLENSEMRWHWTNFLAEHL